Genomic DNA from Desulfurivibrio alkaliphilus AHT 2:
GGGGCATCCGGCGCTGGGCGATATCCAGCCCGGCCATGATCTTAAGCCGCGAAAGCACGGCGGGGTGCAGCTTTAGCGGCACCGTCAGCCGGGGCTGGAGCAGACCGTCCAGGCGGTGGCGGACCACCAGGTGCCGGCGGCGCGGCTCCAGGTGAATATCGCTGGCCCCCAGCCGGATCGCTTCGCTCAGCATCGCGTTGACCAATCCCACCACCGACGGGTTTTCGGAAGCGGCCAGCAGTTGCTTGGGGTCGGCGCCATCATCGGCCCCCTCTTCTTCCAGCCCCACCAGGTCGATTTCCCCGCCCTCAACCGACGCCAGGGCCGGTGGAGGGGCGGTGCCGGGCGCCATCCCCTCTGCCGGCAACTCCTCAGGCAACTTCACCGGCAGCTCCTCCGGCAACTCATCCGGCAGTTCCACCGCCCCCCGGATTTCCCCCGCTCCCTGCAACTGCTGCAGCCGCTCCTGCAGCGCCGAACCGGTGGTGATCAGCGGGGTGACCGGCAGACCGGTCAGGGCCGAAATGGCGTCGCATTTGAGAAGATCGGAGGGATCGGCCATGGCGACTAGCAGCCGCTTGTTTTTCAGGCCCACCGGCAGCAGCCGGTTGCGCCGGCACAACTCCCGGGGCAACAGCGCCGCCGCCTCCGGGCTGACCGGGGTGGCGGCCCAGTCGATCACCTCCAGCTTCAGCCGCTGCCGCAGCACCGCCACGATGCCATCCTCGTCGGCCAGGCCGAGGCGCAGCAGGGTATCGTAAAACAGTTCATCCTCCAGCCGCGCCCGGCGGGCCGCCGTCAGTTGTTCGGGAACAAGCACCCCGGCCTGCCGCAGCAGATCGCCCAGCACCCCCATGATCCTCGCCCAGGCGGTTGCGCCCCTTGTCCAGCTTGGCCGCCTGCCGCTCGGCCAGCATCTTCAATTCGCGGTTCTCCCGGCGCAGGCTGTACTGCTCGCGGGCCAGCCTGACGGTGAGGCGCAGATCTTCGTCGTTCCAGGGTTTGGTGATGAACTTGTAAACCGCCCCCTCGTTGACCGCCGCCATGATCGAGTCGATATCGGTATAGCCGGTGAGCATAATCCGGATGGTCTCCGGCCAGCGCA
This window encodes:
- a CDS encoding response regulator; this translates as MSEYTLLLVDDEESVLRALRRLFREDGYRIFTATDADQALAVMAAEPVQLVISDFRMPGRDGVQLLKEIKVRWPETIRIMLTGYTDIDSIMAAVNEGAVYKFITKPWNDEDLRLTVRLAREQYSLRRENRELKMLAERQAAKLDKGRNRLGEDHGGAGRSAAAGRGACSRTTDGGPPGAAGG